Proteins from one Coregonus clupeaformis isolate EN_2021a chromosome 29, ASM2061545v1, whole genome shotgun sequence genomic window:
- the LOC121544483 gene encoding transmembrane protein 151B-like: MQQRPVKQSLSACMCRESHWRCLLLSLLMYSCLGTVAWCQLTQVTKLSFDSSVTSLTASISSLRGTGMGGRSMIYHDSPCSDGYVYIPLAFLFMLYVVYLIECWHCQACSELQCKADVDSVYERVLRMQQARPCVWWKAISYHFVRRTRQVTRYRNGDAYTTTQVYHERVNTHVGEGEFDYSRCGMRDVSRDLRGLESHPATRLRFTKCFSFAGAGPENNYLNQRARFFSEIEGLDDYMEAREGMQLKNVDFKEHLIAYVDPDRLPWYTSQVAFWFAALLMLAWPLRVLIEYRTAFVHYHVEKLFGLEYSHSSPSPIEEVPIRSGLPRVDTVDSTELEWHIRSDRQLIPSYSEAMLMNLGASDSGTADETRSSNCFLLDSHPARSYGTLVQDCEHCCQLQGEVGQRRATTSSSCSSIFSHHAFHSHLSLDTSHFSLCRMYGSRRTVGLWRSRSSTLTDHCCVDEQCCRSYSSQLALNESPPTYQDARFFPVLIVHRPEGCGSGDSTTEVRRYYVRRGSCSLETSL; encoded by the coding sequence ATGCAGCAGCGGCCTGTGAAGCAATCACTTAGTGCCTGTATGTGTCGAGAGTCCCACTGGCGTTGcctactgctctccctcctcaTGTACAGCTGCCTTGGCACTGTGGCTTGGTGCCAGCTCACCCAAGTCACCAAGCTCAGCTTCGACTCATCCGTCACCTCCCTGACAGCCTCCATTTCCTCACTCAGAGGGACTGGCATGGGAGGCCGCTCTATGATTTACCATGACAGCCCCTGCTCTGACGGCTATGTGTACATCCCTCTGGCCTTCCTGTTCATGCTCTATGTCGTCTACCTGATAGAGTGTTGGCACTGCCAGGCTTGCAGTGAGCTACAGTGTAAGGCTGATGTGGATAGCGTGTATGAGCGGGTATTGCGGATGCAACAGGCCCGTCCGTGTGTTTGGTGGAAGGCCATAAGTTACCATTTTGTTCGGAGGACCAGACAGGTGACCCGCTACCGGAACGGCGATGCCTACACCACCACCCAGGTCTACCATGAGCGGGTCAACACACACGTGGGGGAGGGAGAGTTCGACTACAGTCGCTGTGGTATGCGGGACGTCTCGCGGGATCTACGTGGACTTGAGAGCCACCCGGCAACGAGACTTCGTTTCACCAAGTGCTTCAGTTTCGCTGGGGCCGGACCAGAAAATAATTACCTCAACCAACGTGCCAGGTTCTTCTCAGAGATTGAGGGTttggatgactacatggaggctCGGGAAGGGATGCAACTGAAAAACGTGGACTTTAAAGAGCACCTGATAGCCTACGTGGACCCTGACCGGTTGCCCTGGTATACTTCTCAGGTGGCTTTCTGGTTCGCTGCTCTGCTCATGCTGGCCTGGCCCCTGAGGGTGCTTATAGAGTACCGTACAGCTTTTGTGCACTACCATGTTGAGAAGCTATTTGGGCTGGAGTACAGCCACAGTAGCCCCTCTCCAATAGAGGAGGTTCCCATCAGGAGTGGTCTCCCTCGGGTAGATACCGTGGACAGCACTGAGCTGGAGTGGCACATCCGATCCGACCGCCAGTTGATCCCCAGCTACTCAGAGGCTATGCTGATGAACCTGGGGGCTTCAGACTCTGGTACAGCTGATGAAACCAGGTCCTCTAACTGCTTCCTGCTGGACAGCCACCCAGCCCGGAGCTATGGCACGCTGGTGCAGGACTGTGAGCACTGCTGCCAGCTTCAGGGCGAGGTTGGACAGAGGCGGGCCACCACCAGCTCCAGCTGttcctccatcttctcccatCATGCCTTTCACTCCCACCTCTCCCTGGACACCTCCCACTTCTCACTGTGCCGCATGTACGGCTCTCGGCGCACCGTGGGCCTGTggaggagccgcagcagcacactgACTGACCACTGCTGTGTGGACGAGCAGTGCTGCCGTTCCTACTCCAGCCAGCTGGCTCTCAATGAGAGCCCGCCCACCTACCAGGACGCACGCTTCTTCCCCGTTCTCATTGTGCACCGGCCCGAGGGCTGCGGTAGTGGTGACTCCACCACAGAGGTGCGTCGCTACTATGTCCGCCGGGGGTCCTGCAGCCTGGAGACGTCACTCTGA